The Bacteroidia bacterium genome segment AAATGTAAGCTTTAATGCTGAAGAAATATTTACTGATAAAAAAACTACTTCGTTTTACAATCACGATTTAAATCCATTATTTCTAACTAATATCTCAACATCATATTTGATTAAATTTAAAAAATTTACTCTTAATACAGAAATTAGATTGAATAATTTATTTAATGAAAAATACCAGCTTGTGCAATGGAGACCTATGCCCGGGCGTAATGCATCGATAGTAATTAGTATTAAAATATAGTTGAATGAAAATTAAAAGATTTAAATATTCAATATTCACTACTCACAGTCATCCTGAGGCTCTTGAAGGATATGCACACAACTCTTTACACATGTTTCGATCCTTTAACAAGTTCATGACTCAACATGGACTCATATTTTTATTTGTTATACTATTTGTTTTTTTATTTACATCTTGTCGTAACAAAGAAGAAAAACCTGTGCCTGTAAGCATTAATAAAAAGGGTTTCTTTGTTGTAAATGAAGGAAATTACACATGGGGAAATTCGTCGCTCTCGTTTTATGATGAAATAAACGACATGTTTTATTCTGATATCTTTTACGAAGCTAATTCTGTACCTCTTGGTGATGTTGCTTTTTCGATGACTGTACGAAATAACAAATGTTACATTGTTGTTAATAATTCAGGTTTAATTTACATTGTTAATGCAACCGATTTAAAATATGTCGGTAAAATTACCGGATTAAATTCACCAAGACAAATAGTTATTGTTAATGATACTTTAGCTTATGTGTCAGATTTATACGATTCAAGAATAGCAAAAATTAATTTGTCAGATAATTCGATTTCCGGTTATATAAATATTGGGCATTCAACCGAGAAAATGATTTTGGCATCTGGTAAAATATATGTTACATGCTGGTCATATGGCAATATGGTGTATTTGTTAGATGCATTGACCGGTGTGAAACTTGATTCTGCTATGGTAGGCAAACAACCAAACAGTATTGTTAATGACATTAACGGAAATCTATGGGTGCTTTGTGACGGTTGTTTTAATGGAAGTACTTATGGTGAAGAAAATCCTACTCTATGGTGTCTTAATGGTTCTAATTTAAGTGAATTAAAACATTTTACATTTCCTCAGATTCAGTCTTCGCCTACGCATTTATGTATAAACGAAGCAGGAGATAGCTTATATTTTATTAATAACAATGTTTATCAAATGTCGATTAGCGATAACAATTTACCAACTAATCCCATATTAATTTCTGCTGGAAAAAACTTTTATAGTCTGGCTGTTAGTCATTCTAATGAACTAATTGTTGCCGATGCTAAAAATTATGTAGCTAATGGTGAAGTTTTTGTTTATTCTAAAAACGGGCAGTTGAAAAAATCTTTTATTACAGGTGTTAACCCTGGCTGGATTGAGATTTATGATTTAACTTATTGAGGTTATTTGTCATTCTGAATGAAGTGTAACGTAATGAAGAATCTATTCTAGTATTTAGATTACCTTCGGTAAGAAAAGTATTTCACTACTCTGCCGCGGTCAATGTGATTGACTTAAGAAAATGTAACTTTGTTAAGTCATTTGCTTACTTCTCGATACGCTTTGCTACTCGAAGTTGCAAATAGAAATTGTTCCTCAGCAGCAGAGCGGCTGAGGAACAAGCTAGAATGCTAGTTCGCCGCGGCGGAGAGTTCAATCGAGAACTACGGGGAGTTTTAGCTTAAATCAATGACATTGTCCGCGGCGGACAGAATGACATCGTGGTTTTTCGAAAGCAGTCAGGTCGAAAGACCTGACTGCATTCCACCAAACCTGTGGTTCGTGTCTTCACGAAACACTCCATTCTCCTCAGAGTCTTTCGAAGAAGACTCTGAGTGGCAATATCACTCGCAAGATGCGAGCGAGTGCAAAGAATCAAATCTTCAAAAAATCACCGTTAATAATTAAAAGTTTTACACCGTTTTTTGAAACTGAACGATGTGAACTTAAATTATCTGAAACAATATAGGTCATCCCTTGACTTAATGAAAACTCTTCACCATTTTCAAGTTCACTTACAAATTCTCCTTCCAGGCAATGAACAATGTGTCCTTTATGGCACCAATGGTCGGCTAAATAGCCAGCTGAATATTCTACAATACGTACCCTAAGTCCATCATATTGCATAGTCTGCCAAAATGATGTCCCTGTCTCACCGGTATATTCAATTTTTTGAACTTTGTTCCAATCTATTGTTTGAAATGGTATATTACTCATTTAAAATATTATTTTAGTTATTAATCTATATATTGTTATTAATTATTTTCTAAATCTGTGATTTGTGTCTCAAATCTGTGGTTAATGTCTTCATGAACTACTTTAAACTTAAATCCACGAATTTAGTTGATGGTTTTAATATTAAATCCATTTGCATATTGTTATTTATAATCAAAAATTAATCAGTTTGTTAGTTTGTATTTAGTATAGATATTAGCAACTTTATTTTATTAAAATATATGTTCCGTCAATTACAACATCCTTTGTTTTGTCAAAATAACCATCCAATGTTACATTAACCTGATTTGTTTTAAGGTCATATTCAATTGTGTATTTTTCTGAATGCAAGTATTGAATACTAACCGATTTTTTTAGAATCCAATTGTCGATTTTAAATAATCTTTTTGATCGAAATGTAATATTATAAGCTGCAGGGTTAAACGGGAAGTCATAAAAATCTCTGAAATAATGAGTCGGTTTATTATTTTTATTAAATTCAGAACAAAATAAATAAGTCGAAATAAATCCGCCAATAGTTATTCTGTGTCTTGGTATGTTTTTAAAATTGAAACGCACAAAATTATATAAGGAATCTTTTTTGTTAAAATCGTCATAATCCTTATTGTCTATATCATAAATTGCATATCCGGTTTTTCGATTACAACTAATAACATATTGTTTATTTGCTTTAAACTTTGTATAAACAAGGTCTACAAAAACAGTGTCTTGCTTTGTTATTTTAATAGTAATTGTGTCTAATTTTGATTCACTTATAGGTATCTTATAACTATTATCATAAATGCTTAATGGAATATTATTAACTGTAAAGTTATAATTGTCAAAGCTTTTATAACGTTTTGTGTAACCGGAAATTATTGTCGTGTCGCAACTTTTTAAAACTATATTTGTAAATTCCTGTGCATATGCATTCGTCAACTGTGTCAAAAAGAGCGAAAACAGAATAATATTAATTGTTTTCATAGCTGATTTATTTTTTTAATTATGGTTGAAAGATTGAATCTATGGAACGACGAGCATTTGCTTGCAGTTGTGCTTGCCCCTTCGGGGTCAAACTGCTAAGTAATTTATTTAATGTTTTAATTGTCAACTTGTCCATAACTGCTTGTTGTTTTCGTATAGGTGTTATGTGCTGTATTAATTGTTATTGAATTATGATTTTTTCACCTAGAAATTTTGGTTTTGTACCGAATAGAATATCAATAAAAACTTTGTCACGAGCAAAATATTCTCTGAGCTTAGTCTTAAAACCTTTATATGCTTCAACTTCTTTTGCATTGTAACCATAAGCGTCAATACCATTTCGCCTAGCCAAATATACTGCTCGTTCGTTATGGAATTTCTGGGAAATTATTATAAATGAATTTTGTCCAAATATTTCTTTCGCTCTAATTACAGAGTCTAATGTTCTAAAACCAGCATAGTCAAGAAATATTTTATCTTCGGGTATTCCTCTTTTTACAAGTTCATTTTTCATATCAAGTGGCTCGTTATAATCTTTTTTACTATTGTCGCCACTTATTATTATAAATTTGATTTTATTTGATTTATACAATTCAACTGTAGCATCAATTCTATTAAAGAAAAAGTCATTTGGTGATCCATTACTCAAGAGTTTGCTAGTACCTAATAACAATCCTACATTTTTAGGTTTTAAAATATTTACATTGTCAGTAATGAAGTCTTTGCTTCTATTAACAATGGTCAAATTTGCCCATATCGTTAAAATTACAAACAATA includes the following:
- a CDS encoding DHCW motif cupin fold protein, coding for MSNIPFQTIDWNKVQKIEYTGETGTSFWQTMQYDGLRVRIVEYSAGYLADHWCHKGHIVHCLEGEFVSELENGEEFSLSQGMTYIVSDNLSSHRSVSKNGVKLLIINGDFLKI
- a CDS encoding YdcF family protein, coding for MKRYRRYILLFVILTIWANLTIVNRSKDFITDNVNILKPKNVGLLLGTSKLLSNGSPNDFFFNRIDATVELYKSNKIKFIIISGDNSKKDYNEPLDMKNELVKRGIPEDKIFLDYAGFRTLDSVIRAKEIFGQNSFIIISQKFHNERAVYLARRNGIDAYGYNAKEVEAYKGFKTKLREYFARDKVFIDILFGTKPKFLGEKIIIQ